In Methanosarcinales archaeon, the following are encoded in one genomic region:
- the radB gene encoding DNA repair and recombination protein RadB — protein sequence MVKNKHLSSGSENLDELLGGGFEHGIITQIYGGSATGKTNICLQLTVQCIKNQEKAVIIDTDGFSAERFSQIAGNDAKKLANDLIIYEPGDFQQQYSAIVDIEKLASTGIGLVIVDSATLFYRFGLMPGDDNNSNIRRQLVEQMAGLHRLARKFNMVVVITNQVYTDVDTGELHPLGGNLIEHLSKTIIKLKRIEKDKRRATLIKHRSRAEMKCVDLTITNEGIV from the coding sequence ATAGTAAAAAATAAGCATCTATCATCTGGAAGTGAGAATCTTGACGAGCTGTTAGGGGGTGGATTTGAACATGGTATTATAACCCAGATATATGGAGGATCTGCCACCGGAAAGACAAATATCTGTTTGCAGCTAACAGTGCAATGTATTAAAAACCAGGAAAAAGCAGTAATCATTGACACAGATGGATTTTCTGCAGAACGTTTCAGCCAGATTGCAGGTAATGATGCAAAAAAACTTGCTAATGATCTTATTATTTATGAACCAGGGGATTTCCAGCAGCAGTATTCTGCCATTGTGGATATTGAAAAATTGGCCTCCACCGGGATCGGATTGGTTATAGTTGATTCTGCCACCCTTTTTTATCGATTCGGGCTGATGCCAGGTGATGACAACAATTCTAACATTAGGCGCCAATTGGTAGAGCAAATGGCAGGTCTGCACAGGCTGGCAAGGAAATTCAATATGGTGGTAGTAATTACTAACCAAGTCTATACGGATGTAGATACTGGTGAACTGCACCCCCTGGGTGGTAATCTGATCGAACACCTTTCCAAGACGATAATCAAATTGAAAAGGATTGAAAAGGATAAACGAAGAGCAACTTTGATTAAACACAGATCAAGGGCTGAAATGAAATGCGTTGATCTTACTATTACTAATGAGGGTATAGTCTAG